The following proteins come from a genomic window of Nostoc sp. TCL26-01:
- a CDS encoding L-threonylcarbamoyladenylate synthase yields the protein MTQVSLEVLIAGIRAGLLASFPTDTVPALATLPEKAELIFAAKQRTQDKPLILMGAIAEDLWPYVTGSEQEYKIWQGVVSQHWPGALTLVLPASDRVPAVMNPTDPSTIGIRVPDSAIAQTILTQTGPLATTSANFSGQPALLTMAEITQQFPTVLTLATDETASIGIPSTVAKWTNGNWQILRQGKVNIIRQDNRM from the coding sequence ATGACCCAAGTTTCTTTAGAAGTTCTGATCGCAGGAATACGAGCCGGACTACTAGCTAGCTTTCCGACAGATACTGTGCCGGCGTTGGCAACTCTCCCAGAAAAGGCAGAGTTAATCTTTGCTGCAAAACAGCGTACTCAAGACAAACCGCTAATTTTGATGGGAGCGATCGCTGAAGATTTATGGCCTTATGTCACAGGTAGCGAACAAGAGTATAAAATCTGGCAAGGAGTAGTCAGTCAACATTGGCCAGGAGCGCTGACATTAGTCTTACCAGCAAGCGATCGCGTACCAGCAGTGATGAATCCTACAGATCCCAGCACTATTGGTATTCGTGTGCCTGATAGTGCGATCGCTCAAACTATTTTGACGCAAACTGGCCCTCTTGCCACCACTAGCGCTAATTTTTCGGGACAGCCAGCTTTGCTAACAATGGCAGAAATCACCCAGCAGTTTCCCACAGTCCTGACCTTGGCGACAGATGAAACGGCAAGTATTGGTATACCTTCCACCGTTGCCAAATGGACAAACGGCAATTGGCAAATCTTGCGACAAGGTAAAGTCAACATCATAAGACAAGATAATAGGATGTGA